The Mycolicibacterium smegmatis genome has a window encoding:
- a CDS encoding acyl-CoA dehydrogenase family protein, protein MQRNLFTEDHEAFRTLARDFIEKEVVPAYPEWEKAGRMPRDVFKQMGELGMLGMAIPEEYGGAGIPDYRYNVVLQEEAARALVTLSTVRTQLEVILPYFLHYANTEQRQRWFPGLAAGTLLTAIAMTEPGTGSDLAGVRTTAVRDGDHYVLNGAKTFITGGIQADLVVVVARTSTDPDNRRKGLTLLVVEDGMAGFSRGRELEKMGCKVQDTAELSFTDVRVPVANVLGEEGEAFSYLGHNLAQERLTVAVGSVAQARSAIDAAIDYTKTRKAFGTPVASFQNTKFELAACSAEVEAAQAMLDRAVALHVDGELSGADAARVKLFCTEMQARVVDRCLQLFGGYGYMMEYPIARLYTDARVARIYAGTSEVMKVIIAKSLGL, encoded by the coding sequence ATGCAGCGGAATCTGTTCACCGAGGATCACGAGGCATTCCGCACGCTGGCGCGGGATTTCATCGAGAAGGAAGTCGTCCCGGCCTATCCCGAATGGGAGAAGGCCGGACGCATGCCGCGCGACGTGTTCAAGCAGATGGGTGAACTGGGCATGCTCGGCATGGCCATCCCCGAGGAGTACGGCGGCGCAGGCATTCCCGACTACCGCTACAACGTCGTGCTTCAGGAGGAGGCCGCCAGGGCCCTGGTCACGCTGTCCACGGTCCGCACCCAGCTCGAGGTGATCCTGCCGTACTTCCTGCACTACGCCAACACCGAGCAGCGGCAGCGGTGGTTCCCCGGTCTGGCGGCGGGCACACTGCTGACCGCGATCGCGATGACCGAGCCGGGGACCGGATCGGATCTCGCGGGCGTGCGCACCACCGCGGTGCGGGACGGGGACCACTACGTCCTCAACGGCGCCAAGACCTTCATCACCGGTGGTATCCAGGCGGATCTGGTTGTCGTGGTGGCCCGTACGTCGACCGATCCGGATAACCGCCGAAAGGGGCTGACGCTGCTGGTGGTCGAGGACGGCATGGCGGGCTTCAGCCGCGGCCGTGAACTGGAGAAGATGGGCTGCAAGGTGCAGGACACCGCGGAGCTGTCGTTCACCGACGTGCGGGTGCCGGTGGCCAACGTGCTGGGGGAGGAGGGCGAGGCGTTCAGCTACCTCGGCCACAACCTGGCCCAGGAGCGCCTCACGGTCGCCGTCGGTTCGGTGGCCCAGGCCCGCTCGGCGATCGACGCGGCGATCGATTACACCAAGACCCGCAAGGCATTCGGCACACCCGTGGCGTCCTTCCAGAACACCAAGTTCGAGCTGGCGGCGTGTTCGGCGGAGGTCGAGGCAGCCCAGGCCATGCTCGACCGCGCGGTGGCGCTGCACGTCGACGGCGAGCTGTCGGGGGCCGACGCGGCGCGCGTCAAACTGTTCTGCACCGAGATGCAGGCGCGCGTGGTCGATCGTTGCCTGCAGTTGTTCGGCGGGTACGGCTACATGATGGAGTACCCCATCGCCAGGCTGTACACCGACGCCCGCGTCGCCCGGATCTACGCGGGTACCAGCGAGGTCATGAAAGTCATCATCGCGAAGTCGCTGGGCCTGTAG
- a CDS encoding aromatic ring-hydroxylating oxygenase subunit alpha codes for MAHFPKPAVGSWTENWPELGTAPVDYTDSIDPEQWKLEQQAIFRRTWLHVGRVERLPKTGSYFTREMPSVGKGTSIIVVKDKDGAVRAFYNMCRHRGNKLVWNDYPGEEVSGTCRQFTCKYHAWRYALNGDLTFIQQEDEFFDVDKADYPLKPVRCEIWEGFIFVNFDDDAMPLEEYLGEFGQGLKGYPFHEMTEVYSYRAEINSNWKLFIDAFVEFYHAPILHMKQATPEEAAKLAKIGFEALHYDIKGDHSMISSWGGMSPPKDLNMVKPIERILHSGLFGPWDRPDIKGILPDELPPAVNPARQPTWGQDSFEFFPNFTLLLWVPGWYLTYNYWPTDVDKHIFECNLYFVPPKNTRQRLAQELAAVTFKEYALQDANTLEATQTQINTRAVTEFPLCDQEVLLRHLHHTAHKYVDAYKAELAEKTQKAESNGSAVTSEKDAAHV; via the coding sequence GTGGCGCATTTCCCGAAACCAGCTGTCGGCAGCTGGACCGAGAACTGGCCCGAACTGGGCACCGCCCCTGTGGATTACACCGACTCCATCGACCCGGAGCAGTGGAAACTGGAGCAGCAGGCCATCTTCCGCAGGACCTGGCTGCATGTGGGTCGTGTGGAGCGCCTGCCCAAGACCGGGAGCTACTTCACCCGCGAGATGCCATCGGTGGGCAAGGGCACGTCGATCATCGTCGTCAAGGACAAAGACGGTGCCGTGCGGGCGTTCTACAACATGTGCCGGCACCGCGGCAACAAGCTCGTGTGGAACGACTACCCCGGCGAAGAGGTCTCCGGTACGTGCAGGCAGTTCACGTGCAAGTACCACGCGTGGCGCTACGCGCTCAACGGTGACCTGACGTTCATCCAGCAGGAGGACGAGTTCTTCGACGTCGACAAGGCCGACTACCCGCTCAAGCCCGTGCGGTGCGAGATCTGGGAAGGGTTCATCTTCGTCAACTTCGACGACGACGCCATGCCGCTCGAGGAGTACCTCGGCGAGTTCGGGCAGGGCCTCAAAGGTTATCCGTTCCACGAGATGACCGAGGTGTACAGCTACCGCGCCGAGATCAACTCGAACTGGAAGCTCTTCATCGACGCGTTCGTCGAGTTCTACCACGCCCCGATCCTGCACATGAAGCAGGCGACGCCCGAAGAGGCCGCCAAGCTGGCCAAGATCGGCTTCGAGGCGCTGCACTACGACATCAAGGGCGACCACTCGATGATCTCGTCCTGGGGCGGCATGAGCCCGCCGAAGGACCTCAACATGGTCAAGCCGATCGAGCGCATCCTGCACAGCGGTCTGTTCGGCCCGTGGGACCGTCCCGACATCAAGGGCATCCTGCCCGACGAGTTGCCGCCCGCGGTCAACCCGGCCCGTCAGCCCACGTGGGGCCAGGACAGCTTCGAGTTCTTCCCCAACTTCACTCTGCTGCTGTGGGTTCCGGGCTGGTATCTGACCTACAACTACTGGCCGACCGACGTCGACAAGCACATCTTCGAGTGCAACCTGTACTTCGTCCCGCCGAAGAACACCCGTCAGCGGCTCGCGCAGGAACTCGCGGCCGTGACGTTCAAGGAGTACGCGCTGCAGGACGCAAACACGCTGGAGGCCACGCAGACGCAGATCAACACGCGCGCGGTGACCGAGTTCCCGCTGTGCGACCAGGAGGTGCTGCTGCGCCACCTGCACCACACGGCGCACAAGTACGTCGATGCCTACAAGGCCGAACTGGCGGAGAAAACCCAGAAGGCCGAGTCCAACGGGTCGGCCGTCACGAGCGAGAAGGACGCCGCGCATGTCTGA
- a CDS encoding metal-dependent hydrolase family protein → MLTLKAAGLVDVDTGELIRPGVVRVEGDRIVGIGGPAEGEVIDLGDAILLPGLMDMEVNLLMGGRGENPGLSQVQDDPPTRVLRAVGNARRTLRAGFTTVRNLGLFVKTGGYLLDVALGKAIDAGWIDGPRVIPAGHAITPTGGHLDPTMFAAFMPGVLELTVEEGIANGVDEIRKAVRYQIKHGAQLIKVCCSGGVMSLTGEAGAQHYSDEELRVIVDEAHRRGLRVAAHTHGAEAVKHAIDCGIDCIEHGFLMDDEAIEMMVAHDRFLVSTRRLAEYMDVSKAPPELQAKAAEMFPKARTSIKAAYEAGVKIAIGTDAPAIPHGRNADELVTLVQWGLPPAAVLKAATVTAAELINVTDRGRLAEGLLADIIAVPGNPLEDISVTQNVDFVMKGGKVFRNDKAN, encoded by the coding sequence GTGCTGACCCTCAAAGCTGCGGGTCTCGTCGACGTCGACACCGGGGAACTCATCCGCCCCGGTGTCGTGCGCGTCGAGGGCGACCGCATAGTCGGCATCGGCGGCCCGGCCGAAGGCGAGGTCATCGACCTCGGGGATGCCATCCTGCTGCCCGGCCTGATGGACATGGAGGTCAACCTCCTCATGGGCGGGCGCGGTGAGAATCCCGGGCTGTCGCAGGTACAGGACGATCCCCCCACCCGTGTGCTGCGCGCCGTGGGCAACGCGCGCCGCACGCTGCGGGCCGGTTTCACCACCGTGCGCAACCTCGGCCTGTTCGTCAAGACCGGCGGTTACCTGCTGGATGTCGCGCTGGGCAAGGCGATCGACGCGGGGTGGATCGACGGACCGCGCGTGATCCCGGCAGGCCACGCGATCACCCCGACCGGTGGACACCTGGATCCCACGATGTTCGCCGCGTTCATGCCCGGCGTGCTGGAACTGACCGTCGAGGAGGGCATCGCCAACGGCGTCGACGAGATCCGCAAGGCCGTGCGCTACCAGATCAAGCACGGCGCACAGCTGATCAAGGTGTGCTGTTCGGGCGGTGTGATGTCACTGACCGGAGAGGCCGGGGCACAACACTATTCGGACGAAGAGCTGCGTGTCATCGTCGACGAGGCACACCGGCGCGGGTTGCGGGTCGCCGCACACACGCACGGCGCCGAGGCCGTCAAACACGCGATCGACTGCGGCATCGACTGCATCGAACACGGCTTCCTCATGGACGACGAGGCCATCGAGATGATGGTGGCGCACGACCGGTTCCTGGTGTCGACGCGTCGGCTCGCCGAGTACATGGACGTCTCCAAGGCGCCACCGGAGCTTCAGGCCAAGGCCGCCGAGATGTTCCCCAAGGCGCGCACGTCGATCAAGGCCGCGTACGAGGCCGGCGTCAAGATCGCTATCGGCACCGACGCCCCGGCCATCCCCCACGGCCGCAACGCCGACGAACTGGTCACGCTGGTGCAGTGGGGCCTGCCGCCTGCGGCCGTGCTGAAAGCGGCCACCGTGACCGCGGCCGAGTTGATCAACGTGACCGACCGCGGCCGCCTCGCCGAAGGCCTGCTGGCCGACATCATCGCGGTGCCGGGCAACCCGCTGGAAGACATCAGCGTTACACAAAACGTAGACTTTGTAATGAAAGGCGGTAAGGTCTTCCGCAATGACAAAGCCAACTGA
- a CDS encoding carboxymuconolactone decarboxylase family protein, translating into MRLTPLPADEWDDEVRLALSVMLPEERLNPEGAGTALSTLARHPRLTKAFLRFSNHLLFRSTLDPRLRELAILRIARRRNCEYEWAHHAFIGKAEGLTDDDIDGIGRGVVSDPFDQVVIDAVDELDELSTISDPTWAALGEKLDDRQRMDLVFTVGGYGLMAMAYNTFGIEPESGH; encoded by the coding sequence GTGCGCCTGACCCCATTGCCCGCCGACGAGTGGGACGACGAGGTACGACTGGCGCTGTCGGTGATGCTGCCCGAGGAGCGACTGAACCCCGAGGGCGCGGGCACCGCGTTGTCCACGCTGGCCCGCCATCCGCGGCTCACCAAGGCGTTCCTGCGGTTCAGCAACCACCTGCTGTTCCGCTCCACCCTCGACCCACGCCTGCGCGAGCTCGCGATCCTGCGTATCGCGCGCAGGCGCAACTGCGAGTACGAGTGGGCCCACCACGCGTTCATCGGCAAGGCCGAGGGCCTCACCGACGACGACATCGACGGCATCGGCCGTGGCGTGGTGTCCGACCCCTTCGACCAGGTCGTGATCGACGCCGTCGACGAACTCGACGAACTGTCCACGATCTCGGACCCCACGTGGGCCGCGCTCGGCGAGAAACTCGACGACCGCCAGCGCATGGACCTGGTCTTCACCGTCGGCGGCTACGGCCTCATGGCCATGGCCTACAACACCTTTGGCATCGAACCGGAATCCGGCCACTGA
- a CDS encoding amidohydrolase family protein — MNKDDMILISVDDHIIEPPDMFKNHLPAKYRDEAPRLVHNPDGSDTWQFRDTVIPNVALNAVAGRPKEEYGLEPQGLDEIRKGCYDPNERVKDMNAGGVLATMNFPSFPGFAARLFATDDEEFSLALVQAYNDWHIDEWCASNPGRFIPMAIPAIWNPGLAAAEVRRVAEKGVHSLTFTENPSTLGYPSFHDLEYWRPLWQALVDTETVMNVHIGSSGKLAITAPDAPMDVMITLQPMNIVQAAADLLWSAPIKEFPTLKIALSEGGTGWIPYFLDRVDRTFEMHSTWTHQNFGGKLPSEVFREHFMTCFISDPVGVKNRHMIGIDNICWEMDYPHSDSMWPGAPEELSAVFDTYDVPDDEINKITHENAMRLYHFDPFAHVPKEQANVGALRKAAEGHDVSIRALSKKDKTGASFADFQTNAKAVSGARD, encoded by the coding sequence ATGAACAAAGACGACATGATCCTCATCAGCGTGGACGACCACATCATCGAGCCACCGGACATGTTCAAGAATCATCTGCCCGCCAAGTACCGCGACGAGGCACCGCGGTTGGTACACAACCCCGACGGCTCGGATACCTGGCAGTTCCGCGACACCGTGATCCCCAACGTCGCGCTCAACGCCGTCGCGGGCCGGCCGAAGGAGGAGTACGGCCTCGAACCGCAGGGCCTCGACGAGATCCGCAAGGGCTGCTACGACCCGAACGAGCGGGTCAAGGACATGAACGCCGGTGGCGTGCTGGCGACCATGAACTTCCCGTCGTTCCCCGGTTTCGCCGCGCGCCTGTTCGCCACCGACGACGAGGAGTTCTCGCTGGCCCTGGTCCAGGCGTACAACGACTGGCACATCGACGAGTGGTGCGCCTCGAATCCGGGCCGGTTCATCCCGATGGCGATCCCGGCGATCTGGAATCCTGGATTGGCCGCCGCCGAGGTGCGCCGGGTGGCCGAAAAAGGTGTGCACTCACTGACTTTCACCGAGAATCCCTCGACGCTGGGTTATCCGTCGTTCCACGACCTGGAGTACTGGCGCCCGTTGTGGCAGGCGCTCGTGGACACCGAGACCGTGATGAACGTGCACATCGGGTCGTCGGGCAAGCTGGCGATCACCGCACCCGACGCGCCGATGGACGTCATGATCACGCTGCAGCCCATGAACATCGTGCAGGCCGCGGCCGACCTGCTGTGGTCGGCGCCCATCAAGGAGTTCCCGACGCTGAAGATCGCACTGTCCGAGGGCGGCACCGGGTGGATCCCGTACTTCCTGGACCGCGTGGACCGCACCTTCGAGATGCACTCGACGTGGACCCACCAGAACTTCGGCGGCAAGCTGCCCAGCGAGGTGTTCCGCGAGCACTTCATGACGTGCTTCATCTCCGACCCGGTCGGGGTGAAGAACCGCCACATGATCGGCATCGACAACATCTGCTGGGAAATGGACTACCCGCACAGCGATTCCATGTGGCCGGGCGCGCCCGAGGAACTGTCGGCGGTGTTCGACACCTACGACGTGCCCGACGACGAGATCAACAAGATCACCCACGAGAACGCCATGCGGCTCTACCACTTCGACCCGTTCGCCCACGTGCCCAAGGAGCAGGCCAACGTCGGTGCGCTGCGCAAAGCCGCCGAGGGCCACGACGTCTCGATCCGGGCGCTCAGCAAGAAGGACAAGACCGGCGCCAGCTTCGCCGACTTCCAGACCAACGCCAAAGCGGTCTCGGGCGCACGGGACTGA
- a CDS encoding SDR family NAD(P)-dependent oxidoreductase: MRTYFDLTGRSALVTGAGCGIGAAVSEALAAAGAAVLVTDIDGEAARTVAERINAAGGKADSAALDVGDRDAAVAAAERAAALGQGTLHILVNNAGVTAPAMFPKLTDETFRRTFDVHVMGSFHVTQSALPHLATDGTGRIINVTSSAGITGTLGQVNYSAAKAGLIGFTKSLARELAPRNIMVNALAPLAATPMTETIRTNEKFAANMMNRILLKRWADAEEVAGAFVFLASDAASYITGQVLPVDGGMVM; encoded by the coding sequence ATGAGAACCTATTTCGACCTCACCGGACGTTCGGCGCTGGTGACCGGTGCCGGTTGCGGCATCGGCGCCGCGGTGTCCGAGGCCCTGGCCGCCGCGGGTGCGGCGGTGCTCGTGACCGACATCGACGGTGAGGCCGCCCGCACCGTGGCCGAGCGGATAAATGCCGCAGGCGGCAAGGCCGACAGCGCAGCGCTCGACGTCGGCGACCGCGACGCCGCGGTCGCGGCCGCCGAACGCGCCGCCGCCCTGGGGCAGGGCACGCTGCACATCCTGGTGAACAACGCAGGCGTCACCGCACCGGCGATGTTCCCCAAACTCACCGACGAGACGTTCCGGCGGACGTTCGACGTCCACGTCATGGGCTCGTTCCACGTCACGCAGTCCGCGCTGCCGCACCTGGCCACCGACGGCACCGGGCGCATCATCAACGTCACGTCGTCGGCGGGCATCACCGGCACGCTGGGGCAGGTCAACTACTCGGCGGCCAAGGCCGGCCTCATCGGCTTCACCAAATCGCTCGCACGTGAACTGGCGCCCAGGAACATCATGGTCAACGCGCTGGCGCCGCTGGCCGCGACACCCATGACCGAGACCATCCGCACCAACGAGAAGTTCGCGGCCAACATGATGAACCGCATCCTGCTCAAGCGCTGGGCCGACGCCGAGGAGGTGGCCGGGGCGTTCGTGTTCCTGGCGTCGGATGCCGCGTCGTACATCACCGGCCAGGTACTGCCGGTCGACGGCGGCATGGTTATGTGA
- a CDS encoding acyl-CoA dehydrogenase family protein, producing MNFELTEDQQLIRSSVAELAAKFDDHYWMTKDQAHEFPQEFYDAIAGGGWLGMTIPEQYGGHGLGITEATILAEEVARSGGGMNAASAIHMSIFGMQPVVVYGSDEMKAETLPRIVDGDLHVCFGVTEPGAGLDTSRITTFARRDGDHPDADYVINGRKVWISKALESEKILLLTRTESREDVEKRGGKPTEGLSLFLTDLDRDHVDIRPINKMGRNAVSSNELFIDDLRVPVEHRIGEEGKGFGYILHGLNPERMLIAAEALGIGRVALDRAVKYANDRVVFDRPIGMNQGIQFPLADSLARLDAAELVLRKATWLYDNGKPCGREANMAKYLCADAGFAAADRALQTHGGMGYSEEYNISRFFRESRLMKIAPVSQEMILNFLGANVLGLPKSY from the coding sequence ATGAACTTCGAGCTCACCGAGGATCAGCAACTGATCCGCAGTTCCGTTGCGGAACTGGCGGCCAAGTTCGACGACCACTACTGGATGACGAAGGATCAGGCGCACGAGTTCCCACAGGAGTTCTACGACGCCATCGCCGGCGGCGGCTGGCTCGGGATGACCATCCCCGAGCAGTACGGCGGGCACGGTCTCGGCATCACCGAGGCGACGATTCTCGCCGAGGAGGTGGCACGGTCCGGAGGTGGCATGAACGCCGCGAGCGCGATCCACATGTCGATCTTCGGCATGCAACCGGTGGTGGTCTACGGGTCCGACGAGATGAAGGCCGAGACCCTGCCGCGGATCGTCGACGGTGATCTGCACGTGTGCTTCGGCGTCACCGAACCCGGTGCCGGCCTGGACACCTCACGTATCACCACGTTCGCGCGGCGTGACGGCGACCACCCCGACGCGGATTATGTGATCAACGGCCGCAAGGTGTGGATCTCCAAGGCCCTCGAATCCGAGAAGATCCTGCTGCTGACGCGCACCGAGAGCCGCGAGGACGTCGAGAAGCGGGGCGGCAAGCCCACCGAAGGGTTGTCGCTGTTCCTCACCGATCTCGACCGCGACCACGTCGACATCCGGCCCATCAACAAGATGGGCCGCAACGCCGTGAGCTCCAACGAGTTGTTCATCGACGATCTGCGGGTTCCTGTCGAACACCGGATCGGCGAGGAGGGCAAGGGGTTCGGCTACATCCTGCACGGACTCAACCCCGAGCGCATGCTGATCGCGGCCGAGGCACTCGGTATCGGCCGGGTCGCGCTCGACCGTGCGGTGAAGTACGCCAACGATCGTGTCGTGTTCGACCGTCCCATCGGCATGAACCAGGGAATTCAGTTCCCCCTTGCCGATTCGCTCGCGCGCCTCGACGCCGCCGAACTCGTCCTGCGCAAGGCCACGTGGCTCTACGACAACGGCAAACCGTGCGGGCGTGAGGCGAACATGGCCAAATACCTGTGCGCCGACGCGGGATTCGCCGCGGCCGACCGTGCTCTGCAGACCCATGGCGGGATGGGCTATTCCGAGGAGTACAACATCTCACGGTTCTTCCGGGAGTCGCGTCTCATGAAGATCGCGCCCGTGAGCCAGGAGATGATCCTGAACTTCCTCGGCGCCAACGTGCTGGGTCTGCCCAAGAGCTACTGA
- a CDS encoding nuclear transport factor 2 family protein, whose translation MTKPTDAPTRTEDLVEIQQLLAKYAVTITQGDIDGLISVFTPDGTYSAFGETYTLNRFPVLVDAAPKGLFMTGTALVDLVQGADTATGTQPLCFIEHSTHDMRIGYYRDTYERTADGWRLKTRSMTFIRRNGDHDHGRPHAIGRPEA comes from the coding sequence ATGACAAAGCCAACTGACGCCCCGACACGCACCGAGGATCTCGTCGAGATCCAGCAGTTGCTCGCGAAGTATGCGGTCACCATCACCCAGGGCGACATCGACGGTCTGATAAGCGTTTTCACGCCCGACGGCACCTACAGCGCGTTCGGCGAGACGTACACCCTCAACCGGTTCCCGGTGCTCGTCGACGCAGCGCCCAAGGGCCTGTTCATGACCGGCACGGCGCTCGTGGACCTGGTGCAGGGCGCTGATACCGCCACCGGGACCCAGCCACTGTGCTTCATCGAGCACTCCACGCACGACATGCGCATCGGCTACTACCGCGACACGTATGAGCGCACGGCCGACGGCTGGCGCCTGAAAACCCGTTCCATGACGTTCATCCGGCGTAACGGCGACCACGACCACGGCCGTCCGCACGCCATCGGCAGGCCGGAAGCTTAG
- a CDS encoding thiolase family protein, which produces MRETVIVEAVRTPVGKRNGGLSGMHAADLSGLVLNALVEKAGIGPDIIDDVIWGCVSQVGDQSSNIGRFAVLAAGWPEHIPGTTVNRACGSSQQALDFAVQAVMSGQQDVVVAGGVEVMSRVPLGAARATGMPYGPKVIDRYRDFSFNQGISAEMIAQKWGFTRTQLDEYSVASHERAAAAQDSGAFETQMITVFPDDGDPVVADEGVRRGTTVDKLANLKPAFKDDGVIHAGNSSQISDGAAALLVMTAENAVAMGLSPIVRYRAGAVAGADPVLMLTGPIPATEKVLHKAGVRLDEIGVFEVNEAFAPVPLAWQAETGADPAKLNPLGGAIALGHPLGASGAVLLTRMINHMRDNGIQYGLQTMCEGGGTANATIVELLG; this is translated from the coding sequence ATGCGTGAAACCGTCATCGTCGAAGCCGTGCGCACGCCCGTCGGCAAGCGCAACGGCGGCCTGTCCGGCATGCATGCCGCCGATCTGTCGGGACTGGTCCTCAATGCGCTCGTGGAGAAGGCCGGCATCGGCCCCGACATCATCGACGACGTCATCTGGGGCTGCGTATCGCAGGTGGGCGACCAGTCGAGCAACATCGGCCGGTTCGCGGTGCTGGCCGCGGGGTGGCCCGAACACATACCCGGAACCACCGTCAACCGGGCCTGCGGATCGAGCCAGCAGGCGCTGGACTTCGCGGTGCAGGCCGTGATGTCGGGCCAGCAGGACGTCGTGGTCGCCGGTGGTGTCGAGGTGATGAGCCGCGTACCGCTCGGCGCCGCCCGCGCCACCGGGATGCCATACGGGCCCAAGGTGATCGACCGGTATCGCGACTTCTCGTTCAACCAGGGCATCTCGGCCGAGATGATCGCGCAGAAGTGGGGCTTCACCCGCACGCAACTCGACGAATACTCGGTGGCGTCGCACGAACGCGCCGCGGCCGCGCAGGACAGCGGCGCCTTCGAGACCCAGATGATCACGGTGTTCCCCGACGACGGCGACCCCGTGGTCGCCGACGAGGGCGTGCGCCGGGGGACCACGGTCGACAAACTCGCCAACCTCAAGCCCGCGTTCAAAGACGACGGCGTCATCCACGCGGGCAATTCGTCACAGATCTCCGACGGCGCGGCCGCCCTGCTGGTGATGACCGCGGAAAATGCCGTCGCGATGGGTCTTTCACCCATCGTGCGGTACCGCGCGGGCGCGGTCGCGGGCGCCGACCCGGTGCTCATGCTCACCGGCCCCATCCCGGCCACCGAGAAGGTGCTGCACAAGGCCGGGGTCCGGCTCGACGAGATCGGCGTCTTCGAGGTCAACGAGGCGTTCGCGCCCGTGCCGCTGGCATGGCAGGCCGAGACCGGCGCCGACCCGGCCAAGCTCAACCCGCTCGGCGGCGCCATCGCGCTCGGGCACCCGTTGGGCGCATCCGGCGCGGTGCTGCTGACCCGCATGATCAACCACATGCGCGACAACGGGATTCAGTACGGCTTACAGACCATGTGCGAGGGCGGTGGCACCGCCAACGCCACGATCGTCGAACTTCTCGGCTAG
- a CDS encoding CaiB/BaiF CoA transferase family protein gives MPKDTPEKSGPLAGFTVVALEQAVSAPMCTRVLADFGARVIKVENPKGGDFARDYDDVVLGPGGLAAHFVWANRGKESITLDLKTPGGMDVLHKLLDTADALVSNLAPGAMARMGLAPADLAERHPQVIPVEIDGYGSGGPLSHKRAYDLLVQAESGACAVTGHPDMPAKPGPPVADISTGLYAALSIMALLIGRLRRPENGAAPAVAVSLFDTMTDIMGYPLTYTQHSGVDQQPLGMSSPAVAPYGAFSTRDDQTVVLGTTNDREWQRLAREIIDRPDLADDPRFATNSDRCAHRDVLNEAIGTWCAQHDLAEIQQIADEAGIGNSRFNRPSEVIAHQHLKDRDRWRQVATPKGEIAALLPPPVIAGYEMPMGAVPGLGEHTDHILADIGLSAEEIASLREQGAVGPAMQTRSEQSHA, from the coding sequence ATGCCGAAGGACACCCCGGAGAAGTCGGGGCCACTCGCCGGGTTCACGGTCGTCGCGCTCGAACAGGCGGTGTCGGCGCCCATGTGCACCCGTGTGCTCGCCGACTTCGGTGCGCGCGTGATCAAGGTGGAGAACCCCAAGGGCGGGGACTTCGCGCGTGACTACGACGACGTGGTCCTCGGGCCCGGCGGCCTTGCCGCGCACTTCGTTTGGGCCAACCGCGGCAAGGAGTCCATCACGCTGGACCTCAAGACCCCCGGCGGCATGGACGTGCTGCACAAGCTGCTGGACACCGCCGATGCCCTGGTGTCCAACCTCGCGCCGGGCGCGATGGCCCGTATGGGCCTGGCACCGGCCGATCTCGCCGAGCGACACCCGCAGGTGATCCCGGTCGAGATCGACGGATACGGCAGCGGGGGACCGCTGTCCCACAAACGGGCGTACGACCTGCTGGTGCAGGCCGAGTCCGGCGCGTGCGCCGTCACGGGCCACCCGGACATGCCTGCCAAGCCGGGGCCGCCGGTCGCCGACATCTCCACGGGCCTGTATGCCGCGCTTTCGATCATGGCGCTGCTCATCGGGAGGCTGCGCCGGCCGGAGAACGGCGCCGCGCCCGCGGTCGCGGTCAGCCTGTTCGACACCATGACCGACATCATGGGCTACCCACTGACCTACACGCAGCACTCGGGCGTCGACCAGCAGCCGCTGGGCATGAGCTCGCCGGCTGTCGCTCCGTACGGCGCGTTCAGCACGCGGGACGATCAGACCGTCGTCCTCGGCACCACCAACGACCGGGAGTGGCAGCGGCTGGCACGCGAGATCATCGACCGCCCCGATCTCGCCGACGATCCGCGTTTCGCCACCAACTCCGACCGCTGCGCGCACCGCGACGTGCTCAACGAGGCCATCGGAACCTGGTGCGCGCAGCACGATCTCGCCGAGATCCAGCAGATCGCCGACGAGGCGGGCATCGGCAACTCGCGGTTCAACCGGCCCAGCGAGGTCATCGCACACCAGCACCTCAAGGACCGTGACCGCTGGCGCCAGGTCGCCACGCCCAAGGGCGAGATCGCCGCGCTGCTGCCGCCGCCCGTGATCGCCGGCTACGAGATGCCGATGGGTGCGGTACCCGGCCTGGGCGAGCACACTGATCACATCCTGGCCGACATCGGCCTGTCCGCCGAGGAGATCGCCTCGCTGCGCGAACAGGGCGCGGTCGGCCCCGCGATGCAAACAAGATCGGAGCAGTCCCATGCGTGA